A window of Exiguobacterium sp. Helios genomic DNA:
CGCCTGACTATCGCATACGAAGAAAGACATAATATCCATGGGAACATGGGACTTTATGAGGAAATCACCAATCTCATTCACCTTCTTCAGTATGACTGCGGTAAATTGAGGGAAGAGGCTTTTCTAGATGCATCATTCGTTGAATGAGTTCGAGAGCGATAGATATGGATGGGCACTTGATGCGAAGGAAGAATTCCTGAACCACTTTAGCATGTACACGGTAGGCATCGAGTCCGGTAAAGGTGGAACCAGTACTGTGCTGTCGGTTTATGGACCGACACAGGTGGGGAAAACAACACTCATTTTGAACCTTCTCGGAGTCAAACCTGAGAGCATCGATTTGCTCTCATCTTGTCTAAGAGGCGATCGAAAAATCGGTAATTCCTCTACCTCTACCGTAACGAGGTATACGGTGTCGACGGACGATAGGTTCTCTCTCACCTTGCCCGAAGAAGACAGAAGGGATTTCGAGACGCCGTTCCAGCTTCAAGAACATATCACGTCTTTGAGGTTGAGAATGGAACATGGGAAAATCAATCCCGTAACACCCGTGCTAATCGAATTTCCCGCATGTTTTTTCGCGAATCCGGAATCAATCATCGATATCGTTGATTTACCAGGAATCGAGTCGTCCGACGAGCGAGAAAGTCTGCATGTCCAGGCATGCGTCGAATATTGGATTCCTAGGTCACATGCCTGTCTAATCGTTAACAGTGCCTCCGACCTGACGTTCTTACGTGATTTGAAGATTCTTCAGCTGAAGCGTTGGTATGAGTACCCCGACAACTTCTATGTAGTTCTTACTAGGGCGTACTCCCCGGATTCAATCAAAAGAAGGATAGCGAACGGTACCTTCAAAAATATAGAAGGTTTACGAGAATATTATGTGGACGAGATTGCGAGCATCGTCGGACATGCATCGACCTCGATTTTCCCTATAGAAGTTGGTCAGAGTCATAACCGTCTTGACGATGCTGCGAAAGAGTTGGCGAATCAGTCATTGGCTATGTTGAAAGAGAGCATCGTTCGTATGGATTTCCGATATCTATCCTTTAGCTTTCTGACACACTATTACACCGATGTCGTACAAAGGAGCGAACAAGAAATTTCAGTGCTTCAAGAAGAAGTAAAAAACATCAGTGACCGATTGGTTTCAGAATCTAGAAGAATTGATTCTTTAGAAATGAGAAGAATTGATCAAGCACGGGATTTTCACCTTCAAATCGATGAATTAGAATGGGCGACACGAAAAATTTCAGACTTGATTGCACAAATCAGTCATGTGAACGTCTTGCGCAATCATATTCGTCCGATACTCAAGAACATTTACGTTTCTCGCTCCAGAGATGTTCTCAATGAATCTTTTAGGAAGCTATGTAACGACATTCATGAATTAATAACGGAGTCGCTTGAGCAGATGAACCGTATCATCAAGGGCTGTAAAAATGTCGTCCTGACCAACCTCGAAATTGACAGATTCGATGAAAATCCATACCTGAACTTCGACGAGATTCACGATGATTCTACTTTCGACTGGTATTTATCCCAGCAGAACTATGAAAACCAACTAAATCACATGAAGGACCTCCTGATGGCTATAGTCGAAGATTTTGGAAAGGAAATCGACAGGAAATTCAAGACGATTGAAGAGCAGATTACTCGACATAAGATAGAATTGATTGAAGAAAAACACAGATTGGAACAGAGGAAGGAGCTTAGAGTCACGAAGTTCCTGAACGACAAGAAGCGAAAAGAGGATGACTTATTTCTTTTACAGAGACAACTCGAGGACTATGAGAAGCTTTGGCATCGTGACATCGAACATGCTAAACGATATCGTAGCTTCTTCATAAAACATCTGATGATTCGAAGGCGAAATCTCATGGAACAAGCGATTTCATCCAATCCCGTAACACGATATATCGCTGGATTATCATTGTATACATTAGAATCGGATGCTAGACAAATCATCGATACATTGGAGACAGGCCATGGAACAGACTAAACAAGACGACAAACTTTATCAGCAGGCATTATCATCGTTGAGGCAATTGAACGAAGAAATTTTCTTGAATGACTTACAAAAGATGATGGGGCTCGCAACCGATGAACTGAAATATGAAGTGCATGAAATGATGGACGGCATGAAAAAGCAACACGGGCAACTTTCAGCCATATTACAAAATAACGGGAAAAAATCACTTGAAAGTTTAGGACAATCGAACGAAAAGATTCAAGAGCTATTTGAAACGATGAACGCATATTCGGATGAATTCGAGCGGTCCCTCAAAGTTACACTTGAAGAAATGAAGAATGATTCGTCGGAGAAGATGATGAAATACAGCGAGCATTCGAGTCGACAACTCGAGCGGTATCGAGACATCTCGAAATCTTGGGAAGAACAGTGGATTATATGGACGGAAGAACACGAAGATCGACTGTCGCGGATGGACACGCTAAAATCCGAAATCCGAATCATGAATGAAGACTGGAAAAAAGCGACAGAAAAATTCACAGAGGAGCTCGATGTGAACAAGCAGATGAACGAGTCGAACATCACGGTTCTCAGTCGCTGTCTTCTGGATGTACGAGATGCGACTGAAGGTTTCATAACCCTTTTCGAAGCCTCATTGAATCGGATGGAGCTTCGACATCAGCAACAGATGGAGCTTCAGCGGAACGACCTCGAACAATCGATGGAGAGTCAAAAACCGGCCTTGAACTCGCTCGCGAAGGAAATGGATGAAAAAGTGGTGCAGATGAACCAGTTGATTCATAACTTTCAAGAACGTTTGGATGAACGGACCGAGCAACAGGAACGATTCCGCCAGACGCACATCGAGAACCTCTTTGAAGGGCAACGACAGCTATCCGAGACCGTCGAGGAGAACCTTCATGCGGAGAACAAGAAATTCGAATCGAAGTACGATACCCAAAACAAACAGAATCGTCTCTTTTTCGGAGGGATTATCATATTATCCATCATCCAAATCGTCTTACATTTCGTCTGACGACTAAACGTAGGATTAGTTTTTTGACATATGATAAGACTACATGCGTCCCCTGAAGAAAACATATTCTAGGAAGACAAGCGCACAGGTAACCTAAAAAGCTATAGAATAGAGGAAATTTTTTTATGTTGAATCCAAAAAAGATTTTAGATGGAATGAACAAGATGTCGAAACTCATGAATGATACTAAAGAGATTGCAGTCGGCTTGGTAAAGGAAAATAATGCTCGACCGACCTCGGCCCGTACACTTAAGCAAAGTAGGATTGCGCTTCTTGAGCGTATAGAGGAATTAAAAAAGCGACAGGAATGGAATGAGGCATCACTCGAAAGTCTCGAGATGTTAGAAGGTCTCATAAGAGCGTCCCTCTCGAAACCGAAGATGGCGTTGGTAGGAATGTCAGATGTCGGGAAGAGTCATCTGACGAATAAGTTGCTCGGAACTGATAAAATTCCTTCGGATTGGTCACCGATGACTTCTGTCAACATCTATATAAAACACGTAGAAGATCGCCCAGACTTTCTTAAAGAAGAGGTCATCATTTTTTCGGGCGAGACTGAAGGATTTGATATCGGACGTATTGACGACGAAGGGTACGCCGAACGTCATCTATTAGCACAAGGCGATGAAAACCTATTGGTGATGCACGCAACACGGTCAGACGAAGAAGCAACAATGTCGAATCAAGCTCGGGCCGCAGTAGTATATCTCGATAGTCCGATATTAGAAAGATGCGACATCATCGACGTTCCCGGATTCGGCACAGGTGATCGTGAGACCGATGATCAGTATGCGAAGAACTCTCGCGAGGTCGCCGACATCATACTCTATCTCTCGTTGTCCAACGCCTTCATGAGGGGACCGGATATCGGATTCCTAAAAGAAAGCATCGAAGCATTACCTGTCGTCAAGAATTTGGAGAGCTCTCTCGGAAATTTATTTGTGATTGGTTCGCAAGCACATATCATCGGTGACGAGCAGAAGATGAACCGGATTCTGGATTTAGGAGCACAAAGATTTTATCGTACTGTTCCGCAAGAAGAATGGGACGTTCGAGCAAAAGAGACAGGCTTATCGCATTCCGAGAGTGATATCCGCATGCGATTCTACCCATACACTACGAATGATGAAAAACTTCGTAGTGGATTCGAGGAAGCATTAAATGAACTTCTCGAGACCCTTCCCCGACTGCGTGAGGAGGAGAGTCGAAAGACGATTGATTCTCTCGTCGAGGAACAGCGGAAGGCGGTCAGTATGGAAATCAAGAAGCATCGCTCTATCCTGGACGACCGAGAAGCCGCGCTCGATCGATTGCGTGAAATCGAACTTTCCGAGCCAGAGCGACAACAGAAAACGAGAAGACACCGTCAAGAAATCAAGACCTTCATCGGTAACTTGATGAACGAGGACATAAATCGCTTCGATGACGTCTATGAAGAGGTCATGAAGCGGGATAACATCGTCAGATGGATTGAAGAAGGGAAATTGACTAAGAGTAAGGAAGACCAGCAGAACCTCGTGGAGTATTTAGCGAACACGTTGACTTTCCGACTAAAGGAAGTCTTGAAAGGGTCGACGAGTCGTTTTGTGGATCGTATTGAAGGTTTTGTAGGGGATTTCGAGAAGGATGTCACGTCTCCATCGGGCTTTGACATTGGAAATATAGCTAATTCCTTCAATGCGAGGAATGCCTTCATCGGTGGTGCGGCAGGTGTCGCTTCCTTAGGCGGAATGGCCGCTTATGCAGCTACTTTGGGTAACCTCGGTGCATATATCATAGTGGCCAAGGGCGTAGGGGTACTGAGCGCACTCGGGGTGAACATAGGAATCTTTGGTGGAATGCCAGGAATTATGGCAGGAATCGCTGCAATTGGTGGGCCGGTCACCATTGGTATCGCGCTGACGGCGGTAATAGGCCTTTCCATATACGGCATAATGAATGCGAATGCATGGAGAGACAAGGTTGCTGAATCGATTCGAAAGTCTTTCGCGAAAAATGAGGCGAAATCGAAATTCAGTGAAGAAATCATCAAATATTGGGGAGCTACCACAATAAGTTTCGAGGCGGCTGCGGACGAGCTTGAAACAGAATGGAAAAATCACTTGGAGATGATGCGACAAGAAATCAAGGAGACGGATTCTGTAACGATCCAGCAACACATCGACGAATTAGACTCCTATGATGAATTTCTTAAAGATATCAAAGGAAGTTTGAGTAATAATTAAGCTATAAGTTGGTCTTTAGCAAGCGCAAAGTCGAGTTTTTATTCGGTTCAATTAAATAAAAATGGAATTTCTGTCCATCACGACTCTTAGGCCTTTAAAAAGTTATACTAGAATTCAGACTCGCTGATATGCTCCTCAAAAAGTAGACAGTTGAAATATCAAAAACTATCTACTTTTTTTAAAAGGAGCTTTTTCTATGACTAAATCTAGATTTTCGATGGATCAAAAATTAAATATCATTTAAAAAAGGATGGTACAGCATTAAACTAGTCCTAAAATCTCAACCTCAACCAAAGCACCTTTCGGCAACTCTTTGACGGCGATACAAGAACGGGCCGGGAAGTGGTTATGCGGAGCAAAGTAATCGGAGTAAATATCATTAAACGCAGCAAAATGATCCATGCTCGTTAAGTAACAGGTCGTCTTGACGACATGCTCCGGAGTCAGACCGGCTTCTTTTAAGATGGCATCAACGTTTTTCATAACCTGCTCCGTCTGTTCCGTAATGCCACCGACAACCATTTCACCCGTTGCCGGATTGATCGGGATTTGACCGGATGCGTAGAACGTACCGTTAGCGATGAAACCTTGTGAATAAGGACCGATCGCAGCCGGGGCGTTGGTTGTTTCGATTTTCTGGAATGAACTCATAAAAACTCCTCCTCTAACTAAAATAAACAGTATGTAGAACGTGTTATCTGCCTTGAACTATAGGATAATTTTTACAATACCATCACCATACTTACAAGGAGTGAATCCAATGCCTCTTTATCATAAATTAGTCCGGGATCAGATTCCAACTATCATTGCTCGGAACGGAAAAAAAGCAACGTTCCGGACACTTAACGAAGAAGAATTCCTCGTCGAAGCGAAACGGAAGTTGCACGAAGAAATAGCCGAATACGAAGAAGCGACTACGACCGAAGAAGCGGTAGAAGAATTGGCTGATTTGTTGGAACTAATTCACGCACTAGCTCGTACACACGGGACGACACCGGAACAACTGGAAGCAATCCGGCTTGCGAAACACGATAAGCGGGGCGGCTTTGATGACAAGCTGTATCTGGTTGAGGTCGAAGATTGATTCCGGCAGCAAAACTGACGACGCATGATTTGTATGCGTCGTTGGTCGACGCCATTGACCAGGCCGATGAAGTCTATATCGTCGCCGCCTTCGCACAACGCTCGGGTGTCGAACTGTTGTTACCGGCGTTACGTCGCGCCGTCGAACGGGGCGCTGATGTTCATTTTTTGATTGGTGACTACTTACATATTACGGACCCGGAGGCGTTGGCCGAATTATTGAAACTGGATGGTCTGTCGATCCGGTTTTACCGCTCCGGCGGACGGGCGTTTCATCCGAAAGCTTATTTGTTCCGCAATGCAGAGACGGGTCTGTCGATTGTCGGCTCATCGAATATCTCCAAAAGTGCGTTCCGAACCGGTGTCGAGTGGAATCTCCATTTGCCGCAAGCCGTCGCACCGCATATCTTGGGTGATGCGATCGAGGCATTTATGGACCTTTACTTAAGTGAAGCAGCTCAAGACCTGAATCCGATTGTCCTCGAAGCGTACCGGCAGGAACATGACGCACGGCAATATGT
This region includes:
- a CDS encoding dynamin family protein — encoded protein: MLNPKKILDGMNKMSKLMNDTKEIAVGLVKENNARPTSARTLKQSRIALLERIEELKKRQEWNEASLESLEMLEGLIRASLSKPKMALVGMSDVGKSHLTNKLLGTDKIPSDWSPMTSVNIYIKHVEDRPDFLKEEVIIFSGETEGFDIGRIDDEGYAERHLLAQGDENLLVMHATRSDEEATMSNQARAAVVYLDSPILERCDIIDVPGFGTGDRETDDQYAKNSREVADIILYLSLSNAFMRGPDIGFLKESIEALPVVKNLESSLGNLFVIGSQAHIIGDEQKMNRILDLGAQRFYRTVPQEEWDVRAKETGLSHSESDIRMRFYPYTTNDEKLRSGFEEALNELLETLPRLREEESRKTIDSLVEEQRKAVSMEIKKHRSILDDREAALDRLREIELSEPERQQKTRRHRQEIKTFIGNLMNEDINRFDDVYEEVMKRDNIVRWIEEGKLTKSKEDQQNLVEYLANTLTFRLKEVLKGSTSRFVDRIEGFVGDFEKDVTSPSGFDIGNIANSFNARNAFIGGAAGVASLGGMAAYAATLGNLGAYIIVAKGVGVLSALGVNIGIFGGMPGIMAGIAAIGGPVTIGIALTAVIGLSIYGIMNANAWRDKVAESIRKSFAKNEAKSKFSEEIIKYWGATTISFEAAADELETEWKNHLEMMRQEIKETDSVTIQQHIDELDSYDEFLKDIKGSLSNN
- a CDS encoding nucleoside triphosphate pyrophosphohydrolase, which produces MPLYHKLVRDQIPTIIARNGKKATFRTLNEEEFLVEAKRKLHEEIAEYEEATTTEEAVEELADLLELIHALARTHGTTPEQLEAIRLAKHDKRGGFDDKLYLVEVED
- a CDS encoding RidA family protein, which encodes MSSFQKIETTNAPAAIGPYSQGFIANGTFYASGQIPINPATGEMVVGGITEQTEQVMKNVDAILKEAGLTPEHVVKTTCYLTSMDHFAAFNDIYSDYFAPHNHFPARSCIAVKELPKGALVEVEILGLV